Proteins encoded in a region of the Zea mays cultivar B73 chromosome 2, Zm-B73-REFERENCE-NAM-5.0, whole genome shotgun sequence genome:
- the LOC100037815 gene encoding Proteasome subunit alpha type-7-A has translation MARYDRAITVFSPDGHLFQVEYALEAVRKGNAAVGVRGTDTVVLGVEKKSTPKLQDSRSVRKIACLDTHIALACAGLKADARVLINRARVECQSHRLTVEDPVTVEYITRYIAGLQQKYTQSGGVRPFGLSTLIVGFDPYTDKPALYQTDPSGTFSAWKANATGRNSNSMREFLEKNYKETSGKETIKLAIRALLEVVESGGKNIEVAVMTKKDGLRELEESEIDEYVAEIEAEKAAAEAAKKGAPKNA, from the exons ATGGCCCGCTACGACCGCGCCATCACCGTTTTCTCCCCCGACGGCCACCTCTTCCAGGTGGAGTACGCTCTCGAGGCCGTCCGCAAGGGCAACGCCGCCGTGGGCGTCCGCGGCACGGACACCGTCGTCCTCGGCGTCGAGAAGAAGTCCACACCCAAGCTCCAGGACTCCAG GTCCGTGCGCAAGATCGCGTGCCTAGACACTCACATAGCTCTGGCGTGCGCGGGGCTGAAGGCGGACGCGCGCGTGCTCATCAACCGCGCGCGGGTCGAGTGCCAGAGCCACCGACTCACCGTCGAGGACCCCGTCACCGTCGAGTACATCACCCGCTACATCGCTGGGCTGCAGCAGAAGTATACGCAGAGTGGTGGAGTCCGCCCCTTCGGCCTTTCCACCCTCATTGTCGGCTTCGACCCCTACACCGACAAGCCAGCGCTGTACCAGACCGATCCATCCGGTACCTTCTCTGCTTGGAAGGCCAATGCCACGGGAAGGAACTCCAACTCTATGCGTGAGTTCCTGGAGAAGAACTACAAGGAGACCTCCGGCAAGGAGACCATCAAACTTGCTATCCGTGCACTTCTAGAG GTTGTTGAAAGTGGTGGGAAGAACATCGAGGTTGCAGTGATGACAAAGAAGGACGGTCTCCGGGAACTCGAGGAGTCTGAGATTGATGAGTACGTTGCCGAGATCGAGGCAGAGAAGGCTGCAGCTGAGGCTGCAAAGAAGGGTGCCCCGAAGAACGCCTAA